The following proteins come from a genomic window of Zonotrichia leucophrys gambelii isolate GWCS_2022_RI chromosome 4, RI_Zleu_2.0, whole genome shotgun sequence:
- the NDNF gene encoding protein NDNF isoform X2: MLLLRCPLPLLLLLLLPLGSRPQKLPTRDEELFQMQIRDKAFFHDSSVIPDGAEISSYLFRDTPKRYFFVVEEDNTPLAVTVTPCDAPLEWKLSVQELPEEASGEGSGDPEPLEQQKQQITNEEGTELFSYKGNDVEYFVSSSSPSGLYQLDLLSTEKDTHFKVYATTTPESDQPYPELPYDPRIDVTSLGRTTVTLAWKPSPTASLLRQPIQYCIVINKEHNFKSLCAVEAKLSSDDAFMMAPKPGLDFSPFDFAHFGFPADNNSGKERGFLKSSKFGRQTSPKPRVDLHRVCIGNKNIFTVSDLKPDTQYYFDMFAVNTNTNMSTAYVGTFARTKEEAKQKTVELKDGKVTDVFIKRKGAKFLRFAPVSSHQKVTFSIHSCLDAVQIQVRRDGKLLLSQSVEGVRQFQLRGKAKAKYLIRLKGSKKGASMLKILATSRPNKQAFPSLPEDTRIKAFDKLRTCSSVTVAWLGTQERNKFCIYKREVDDNYNEEQKKREQNQCLGPDARKKSEKVLCKYFHSQNIQKAVTTETIRGLQPGKSYLLDVYVIGHGGHSVKYQSKLVKTRKFC, encoded by the exons ATGCTCCTGCTGCGCTGCCCGCTgccgctcctgctgctgctgctgctgccgctgggCTCCAGGCCCCAGAAGCTGCCCACCAGGGATGAGGAGCTCTTCCAGATGCAGATCCGGGACAAGGCGTTCTTCCACGACTCCTCAGTCATCCCTGACGGGGCTGAAATCAGCAGCTACCTCTTCCGAGACACCCCCAAAAG GTATTTCTTCGTGGTGGAAGAGGACAACACTCCCCtagcagtgacagtgacaccgtGTGATGCCCCTCTGGAGTGGAAACTGAGTgtgcaggagctcccagaggAAGCCAGTGGGGAAGGATCAG GTGACCcagagcccctggagcagcagaagcagcagattaCCAACGAGGAAGGCACGGAGCTCTTCTCCTACAAAGGCAATGATGTGGAGTACTTTGTGTCCTCCAGTTCCCCCTCTGGGCTGTACCAGCTGGATCTGCTGTCCACAGAGAAAGACACCCATTTTAAAGTGTATGCAACCACGACTCCAGAGTCAGACCAGCCTTATCCTGAGCTACCTTACGATCCCAGAATCGATGTCACCTCCCTGGGACGTACAACGGTGACGCTGGCGTGGAAGCCGAGCCCCACGGCCTCCTTACTGAGACAGCCCATCCAGTACTGCATCGTCATCAACAAAGAGCACAACTTCAAAAGCCTCTGTGCTGTGGAAGCCAAGCTCAGCTCTGACGATGCCTTCATGATGGCTCCAAAGCCAGGTCTGGATTTCAGTCCCTTTGACTTTGCCCATTTTGGCTTCCCTGCAGACAACAACTCTGGCAAAGAACGCGGTTTCCTAAAATCGTCCAAGTTTGGGCGGCAAACGTCCCCAAAGCCGAGAGTTGACCTGCACAGAGTTTGTATTGGGAACAAGAACATCTTCACCGTGTCTGACCTGAAGCCAGACACGCAGTACTACTTTGACATGTTTGCAGTGAACACCAACACCAACATGAGCACCGCCTACGTCGGCACCTTCGCCAGGACCAAGGAGGAGGCGAAGCAGAAAACAGTCGAGCTGAAGGACGGCAAAGTTACAGATGTGTTCATCAAAAGAAAGGGAGCCAAATTTCTACGTTTTGCCCCTGTTTCATCTCACCAAAAAGTCACCTTTTCCATTCATTCCTGCCTGGATGCTGTTCAGATCCAAGTTAGGAGGGATGGAAAACTCCTCTTGTCTCAAAGCGTGGAGGGCGTGCGGCAGTTCCAGCTCCgggggaaagcaaaagccaagtACCTGATCAGGCTGAAGGGCAGCAAGAAAGGCGCTTCCATGCTGAAGATCCTGGCTACAAGCAGGCCTAACAAGCaggccttcccttcccttcccgaaGACACGCGTATCAAAGCCTTTGACAAGCTCCGCACGTGCTCCTCGGTCACCGTGGCGTGGCTGGGCACGCAGGAGAGGAACAAATTCTGCATCTACAAGAGGGAGGTGGATGACAATTACAACGAAGAGCAGAAGAAGAGAGAGCAGAACCAGTGCTTGGGCCCAGACGCGAGGAAGAAGTCGGAGAAGGTTCTGTGTAAATACTTCCACAGCCAGAACATCCAGAAGGCAGTGACCACAGAGACAATCAGAGGCCTGCAGCCTGGCAAGTCCTACCTGCTGGATGTTTATGTCATAGGGCATGGCGGGCATTCGGTGAAATACCAGAGCAAACTGGTGAAAACCAGGAAGTTCTGTTAG
- the NDNF gene encoding protein NDNF isoform X1 gives MLCITRMLLLRCPLPLLLLLLLPLGSRPQKLPTRDEELFQMQIRDKAFFHDSSVIPDGAEISSYLFRDTPKRYFFVVEEDNTPLAVTVTPCDAPLEWKLSVQELPEEASGEGSGDPEPLEQQKQQITNEEGTELFSYKGNDVEYFVSSSSPSGLYQLDLLSTEKDTHFKVYATTTPESDQPYPELPYDPRIDVTSLGRTTVTLAWKPSPTASLLRQPIQYCIVINKEHNFKSLCAVEAKLSSDDAFMMAPKPGLDFSPFDFAHFGFPADNNSGKERGFLKSSKFGRQTSPKPRVDLHRVCIGNKNIFTVSDLKPDTQYYFDMFAVNTNTNMSTAYVGTFARTKEEAKQKTVELKDGKVTDVFIKRKGAKFLRFAPVSSHQKVTFSIHSCLDAVQIQVRRDGKLLLSQSVEGVRQFQLRGKAKAKYLIRLKGSKKGASMLKILATSRPNKQAFPSLPEDTRIKAFDKLRTCSSVTVAWLGTQERNKFCIYKREVDDNYNEEQKKREQNQCLGPDARKKSEKVLCKYFHSQNIQKAVTTETIRGLQPGKSYLLDVYVIGHGGHSVKYQSKLVKTRKFC, from the exons ATGCTGTGTATTACCAG GATGCTCCTGCTGCGCTGCCCGCTgccgctcctgctgctgctgctgctgccgctgggCTCCAGGCCCCAGAAGCTGCCCACCAGGGATGAGGAGCTCTTCCAGATGCAGATCCGGGACAAGGCGTTCTTCCACGACTCCTCAGTCATCCCTGACGGGGCTGAAATCAGCAGCTACCTCTTCCGAGACACCCCCAAAAG GTATTTCTTCGTGGTGGAAGAGGACAACACTCCCCtagcagtgacagtgacaccgtGTGATGCCCCTCTGGAGTGGAAACTGAGTgtgcaggagctcccagaggAAGCCAGTGGGGAAGGATCAG GTGACCcagagcccctggagcagcagaagcagcagattaCCAACGAGGAAGGCACGGAGCTCTTCTCCTACAAAGGCAATGATGTGGAGTACTTTGTGTCCTCCAGTTCCCCCTCTGGGCTGTACCAGCTGGATCTGCTGTCCACAGAGAAAGACACCCATTTTAAAGTGTATGCAACCACGACTCCAGAGTCAGACCAGCCTTATCCTGAGCTACCTTACGATCCCAGAATCGATGTCACCTCCCTGGGACGTACAACGGTGACGCTGGCGTGGAAGCCGAGCCCCACGGCCTCCTTACTGAGACAGCCCATCCAGTACTGCATCGTCATCAACAAAGAGCACAACTTCAAAAGCCTCTGTGCTGTGGAAGCCAAGCTCAGCTCTGACGATGCCTTCATGATGGCTCCAAAGCCAGGTCTGGATTTCAGTCCCTTTGACTTTGCCCATTTTGGCTTCCCTGCAGACAACAACTCTGGCAAAGAACGCGGTTTCCTAAAATCGTCCAAGTTTGGGCGGCAAACGTCCCCAAAGCCGAGAGTTGACCTGCACAGAGTTTGTATTGGGAACAAGAACATCTTCACCGTGTCTGACCTGAAGCCAGACACGCAGTACTACTTTGACATGTTTGCAGTGAACACCAACACCAACATGAGCACCGCCTACGTCGGCACCTTCGCCAGGACCAAGGAGGAGGCGAAGCAGAAAACAGTCGAGCTGAAGGACGGCAAAGTTACAGATGTGTTCATCAAAAGAAAGGGAGCCAAATTTCTACGTTTTGCCCCTGTTTCATCTCACCAAAAAGTCACCTTTTCCATTCATTCCTGCCTGGATGCTGTTCAGATCCAAGTTAGGAGGGATGGAAAACTCCTCTTGTCTCAAAGCGTGGAGGGCGTGCGGCAGTTCCAGCTCCgggggaaagcaaaagccaagtACCTGATCAGGCTGAAGGGCAGCAAGAAAGGCGCTTCCATGCTGAAGATCCTGGCTACAAGCAGGCCTAACAAGCaggccttcccttcccttcccgaaGACACGCGTATCAAAGCCTTTGACAAGCTCCGCACGTGCTCCTCGGTCACCGTGGCGTGGCTGGGCACGCAGGAGAGGAACAAATTCTGCATCTACAAGAGGGAGGTGGATGACAATTACAACGAAGAGCAGAAGAAGAGAGAGCAGAACCAGTGCTTGGGCCCAGACGCGAGGAAGAAGTCGGAGAAGGTTCTGTGTAAATACTTCCACAGCCAGAACATCCAGAAGGCAGTGACCACAGAGACAATCAGAGGCCTGCAGCCTGGCAAGTCCTACCTGCTGGATGTTTATGTCATAGGGCATGGCGGGCATTCGGTGAAATACCAGAGCAAACTGGTGAAAACCAGGAAGTTCTGTTAG